Proteins encoded in a region of the Buchnera aphidicola (Thelaxes suberi) genome:
- a CDS encoding SmdB family multidrug efflux ABC transporter permease/ATP-binding protein has protein sequence MKKKKQFQNLNFWNTLKRLLQYGVKWKNLFFYALMLLIFASFCEILSPLLISTFIKHTILLNKINKIFIFSLIISFIILQIGAAFLNYLESVLINKISVYIVQKIRTEVMQSALNQPIVEFDNQPIGQIIAKVTSDTEIIKELYDTVIPTFIRSFILIVIMIITIFVLSWKMALIASTIFPIVTIIMIVYQHYSVPLLRTSRNYFAEINNKFNEAISGMTVLQQFNQEYAYGKKIKQASYQHYLIKMKMLKLDGFLLRPLLSLLSSLVLCGLMTLISLFPTNIFEISMLYVFINYLGRLNEPLIAITNQQSILQQAIVSAERVFQLIDSPKQKYGNNTSKILTGTIKIKNLNFSYKQNNHFVLKNINFEILDKEFIALVGHTGSGKTTFANILMGYYPYYDGNINIDRKSLTSIHPYVLRKNISIVQQDPVIFADTIYNNITLGQNIPEKKIWNILKKIGLLKLVQEMPNKLSEILGEQGNNLSIGQKQLISLARILVIQPKILILDEATANIDSETELNIQKSLSVVNQYSTIISIAHRLSTIIHANRIIFFYKGEVKEVGNHYELMKKKGKYWNMYNLQSKKNAFFL, from the coding sequence ATGAAAAAAAAAAAGCAATTTCAAAATTTAAATTTTTGGAATACATTAAAAAGATTACTTCAATATGGCGTAAAATGGAAAAATTTATTTTTTTACGCTTTAATGTTATTAATATTCGCTTCCTTTTGCGAGATACTGTCTCCTTTATTAATTAGTACGTTTATCAAACATACAATTTTATTAAATAAAATAAATAAAATTTTTATATTCTCCTTAATTATCAGTTTTATCATATTACAAATAGGAGCTGCATTTTTAAATTATTTAGAAAGTGTTTTAATAAATAAAATATCTGTTTATATTGTTCAAAAAATCAGAACTGAAGTTATGCAATCTGCATTAAACCAACCTATTGTTGAATTTGATAACCAACCTATTGGTCAAATTATTGCTAAAGTAACCAGTGATACTGAAATTATCAAGGAATTATACGATACAGTTATTCCAACATTTATACGTAGTTTTATTTTAATAGTAATAATGATTATTACAATTTTTGTATTGTCATGGAAAATGGCTTTAATTGCATCAACTATTTTTCCAATTGTTACAATTATTATGATAGTGTATCAACACTATAGCGTTCCTTTGCTACGAACTTCTAGGAATTATTTTGCTGAAATTAATAATAAATTTAACGAAGCGATTAGCGGCATGACAGTTTTACAACAATTTAATCAAGAATATGCTTATGGAAAAAAAATTAAACAAGCGAGTTATCAACATTACTTAATTAAAATGAAAATGTTGAAACTGGATGGATTTTTATTACGTCCTTTATTAAGTTTATTAAGTTCTTTAGTATTATGCGGTTTAATGACTTTAATCAGTTTATTTCCTACTAATATATTTGAAATAAGTATGTTATATGTTTTTATTAACTATCTAGGTCGATTAAATGAACCTTTGATTGCTATCACTAACCAACAATCAATATTACAACAAGCAATAGTTTCTGCAGAAAGAGTATTTCAATTGATAGATTCCCCAAAACAAAAATATGGAAATAATACAAGTAAAATATTAACAGGAACAATTAAAATAAAAAACTTAAATTTTTCTTATAAGCAAAATAATCATTTTGTACTAAAAAATATCAATTTTGAAATATTAGATAAAGAATTTATTGCTTTAGTTGGCCATACAGGAAGTGGTAAAACTACTTTTGCTAATATATTAATGGGGTATTATCCCTATTATGATGGCAATATTAATATTGATAGGAAATCGTTGACTTCAATTCATCCATATGTTTTAAGAAAAAATATATCTATAGTACAACAAGATCCAGTAATTTTTGCAGATACTATATATAATAATATTACTTTAGGACAAAATATTCCAGAAAAAAAAATATGGAATATTTTAAAAAAAATTGGTTTACTAAAACTTGTTCAAGAAATGCCAAATAAATTATCTGAAATACTAGGAGAACAAGGTAATAATTTATCCATTGGTCAAAAACAGCTAATATCATTAGCCCGAATATTAGTTATTCAACCAAAAATATTAATTTTAGATGAAGCTACTGCAAATATAGATTCTGAAACAGAATTAAATATACAGAAATCTCTTTCTGTTGTTAACCAATATTCTACTATAATAAGTATAGCTCATCGACTTTCTACAATTATTCATGCAAATAGAATTATATTTTTCTATAAAGGAGAAGTTAAAGAAGTAGGCAATCATTATGAATTAATGAAAAAAAAAGGAAAATATTGGAATATGTATAATTTACAATCTAAAAAAAATGCTTTTTTTTTATAA